A part of Gossypium hirsutum isolate 1008001.06 chromosome A07, Gossypium_hirsutum_v2.1, whole genome shotgun sequence genomic DNA contains:
- the LOC107942324 gene encoding probable phospholipid-transporting ATPase 8 isoform X1 gives MARVRKRNIHLSKSCSFSCCRRPSQPSSTDEHDRIGQKGYSRVVYCKEPDCEEQIRLKYRGNYVSTTKYTAANFIPKSLFEQFRRVANIYFLVVACVSFSPLAPYSAPSVLVPLIVVIGATMAKEGIEDYRRRQQDVEANNRTVEVYDGNSSFNETKWKNLRVGDIVKVHKDEYFPADLLLLSSEYEDGVCYVETMNLDGETNTKSKHPLEVTSFIRDVETVKGFRAVIKCEDPNEHLYSFVGTLYYECQQYALSPQQILLRGTKLKNTDYINGVVIFTGHDTKVMQNAMDPPSKRTRIERRMDRIIYVLFSALILVSFVGSLLFGIETKKDGGDYGRWYLRPDITTVFFDPRRPSVAAFLHFLTGLMLYGYLIPISLYVSIEICKVLQSIFINQDQAMYDEETKRSAHARTSNLNEELGQVCTILSDKTGTLTCNSMEFVKCSIAGTAYGRGMTEVEIALARKRGETLDEQRDIDTVESREPVKGFNFRDGRIMNRKWVNEPNRDYIEKFFRVLALCHTAVPEVLDPGKIFYEAESPDEAAFVIAAREVGFQFFKRNQTSIQLRELDRSSGEIVDRVYELLHVLEFSSARRRMSVIVRNPERQLLLLAKGADSVIFERLSEEGRMFEAETKEHIERYSEAGLRTLAVAYRELDDDEYKRWEQEYVKAKTSVSADRDDLLDEKADMIERDLILLGATAIEDKLQKGVPDCIDKLAQAGIHIWVLTGDKKGTAINIGYACSLLRHGMKEILVILEKPGIEAIERDKEEFAKAYKIVEKQIDEGISQVTGESNTQFGLIIDGKSLIFALDKNLIIRFMELAMKCATVICCRSSPKQKAIVTRWVKSKTGRTTLAIGDGANDVGMIQEADIGVGITGVEGMQAAMSSDFSIAQFHFLERLLLVHGHWCYRRITMMICYFFYKNITFGFTLFWFEAYSSFSAQPAYNDWYMSSYNVLFTSLPVIALGVFEQDFSARHCLKYPSLYKEGIDNVLFRWIHILGWMFNGVLSSVIIFFLTTNSITGQAFRKDGQVADYSILGLTMYTCVVLAVNCQMALSINYFTWIQHLFIWGSITLWFKFLLVYGSIPPTLSTTAYKVFIEACAPSIRYWLTIILVVIATLLPLFSYRAFQTRFQPMVHDSIQTRRP, from the exons ATGGCTAGAGTAAGGAAAAGGAATATACATTTAAGCAAAAGCTGTTCCTTTTCGTGTTGTCGTCGACCGAGTCAACCGAGTTCGACTGATGAACATGACAGAATCGGTCAAAAAGGGTACTCAAGAGTGGTGTATTGTAAAGAACCTGATTGTGAAGAACAAATTCGTTTAAAGTATAGGGGAAATTATGTTTCCACTACTAAGTATACAGCAGCTAATTTTATCCCAAAGTCTTTGTTTGAGCAATTTAGGAGGGTTGCAAACATATATTTTCTTGTTGTTGCTTGTGTTTCGTTTAGTCCGTTGGCACCTTATTCTGCACCTAGCGTTCTTGTGCCGTTAATTGTGGTGATTGGAGCTACAATGGCTAAAGAAGGCATCGAAGATTATCGGCGAAGACAGCAG GATGTAGAGGCAAACAATCGGACGGTTGAAGTTTATGACGGAAATAGTTCTTTCAACGAAACCAAATGGAAGAATCTCCGTGTCGGTGACATTGTTAAGGTGCATAAGGATGAATATTTTCCAGCTGATCTACTCTTACTTTCTTCGGAATATGAAGACGGTGTTTGTTATGTTGAGACGATGAACCTCGATGGAGAGACTAATACAAAGTCGAAGCATCCGTTAGAGGTAACATCCTTCATTCGTGATGTAGAGACTGTTAAGGGATTTAGAGCGGTGATTAAGTGTGAGGATCCAAATGAACATCTTTACTCATTCGTTGGAACATTGTACTACGAATGTCAACAATACGCACTTTCGCCACAACAAATCCTTTTGAGAGGTACTAAACTGAAAAATACTGATTATATCAATGGTGTGGTTATCTTCACTGGACATGATACGAAAGTAATGCAGAATGCTATGGACCCTCCTTCGAAGAGGACAAGGATAGAGAGAAGGATGGATAGAATAATTTATGTCCTTTTCAGTGCTTTGATTTTGGTATCATTCGTAGGGTCTCTACTTTTCGGAATTGAAACTAAAAAAGATGGTGGCGATTACGGAAGGTGGTATCTCCGACCGGATATCACGACTGTATTCTTTGACCCCAGGAGACCTTCAGTGGCTGCATTTTTGCATTTCTTGACAGGTCTGATGTTGTATGGGTATTTGATACCAATATCATTGTATGTTTCCATCGAGATTTGCAAGGTTTTACAAAGCATTTTCATTAACCAAGACCAGGCTATGTATGATGAGGAAACCAAGAGGTCAGCACATGCACGGACATCTAATTTGAACGAGGAACTTGGTCAGGTCTGCACTATACTCTCCGACAAAACCGGAACTTTGACATGTAACTCGATGGAGTTTGTGAAATGCTCAATTGCTGGCACTGCCTATGGTCGTGGCATGACTGAGGTTGAAATTGCATTGGCTAGGAAAAGAGGTGAGACATTGGATGAACAAAGGGATATTGATACAGTGGAATCTAGAGAACCTGTTAAGGGTTTCAACTTCCGAGATGGACGCATTATGAACCGGAAATGGGTGAACGAACCTAATCGAGATTACATAGAAAAGTTCTTTAGGGTCTTAGCACTTTGCCATACAGCCGTTCCCGAAGTACTAGACCCTGGTAAGATTTTTTACGAGGCTGAGTCACCAGATGAAGCAGCATTCGTCATTGCTGCACGAGAAGTCGGTTTTCAGTTTTTCAAAAGGAATCAAACCAGCATACAACTGCGTGAACTGGATCGTAGTAGTGGGGAAATAGTTGACAG AGTATACGAGCTTCTTCATGTGTTGGAGTTCAGTAGTGCTCGTAGAAGGATGTCCGTAATAGTAAGGAACCCAGAAAGACAGTTATTGCTCCTTGCTAAGGGGGCAGACAG TGTGATATTTGAAAGGCTTTCAGAAGAAGGACGGATGTTCGAGGCGGAGACCAAAGAGCATATCGAAAGGTATTCTGAGGCAGGATTACGAACTTTGGCAGTCGCTTATCGTGAGCTTGATGATGATGAGTATAAAAGATGGGAACAAGAATATGTGAAGGCCAAAACTTCTGTAAGTGCCGATAGAGATGATTTGCTGGATGAGAAGGCTGACATGATTGAAAGGGATTTAATTCTTCTTGGTGCTACAGCTATTGAAGACAAACTACAAAAGGGG GTCCCAGACTGTATTGACAAGCTTGCACAGGCTGGGATCCATATATGGGTTTTGACTGGTGACAAGAAGGGAACTGCTATTAATATCGG GTATGCATGCAGTCTGCTAAGACATGGAATGAAAGAGATTTTGGTCATACTTGAAAAGCCCGGAATTGAGGCCATCGAAAGGGATAAGGAAGAATTCGCAAAG GCTTATAAAATTGTAGAAAAGCAAATAGACGAAGGAATATCTCAAGTAACTGGCGAAAGCAACACCCAGTTTGGTTTGATTATTGATGGCAAGTCCTTGATTTTTGCTCTGGACAAGAACCTCATAATACGCTTTATGGAGCTAGCAATGAAATGTGCTACTGTTATATGCTGTCGATCTTCCCCAAAACAAAAAGCTATT GTTACTAGATGGGTGAAATCCAAAACAGGTAGAACGACACTAGCAATTGGTGATGGTGCAAACGATGTTGGCATGATTCAAGAGGCTGATATTGGAGTTGGCATCACTGGTGTCGAAGGGATGcag GCTGCGATGTCAAGTGATTTTTCGATTGCACAATTTCATTTTCTGGAACGTTTATTATTAGTGCATGGCCATTGGTGTTACAGGCGAATAACAATGATG ATATGCTACTTTTTCTACAAGAACATCACTTTTGGATTTACTTTGTTTTGGTTCGAGGCCTACTCTTCTTTCTCTGCTCAGCCAGCTTATAATGATTGGTACATGTCAAGCTACAATGTCTTATTCACTTCACTTCCGGTAATCGCTCTTGGTGTTTTCGAACAGGATTTTTCAGCCCGACACTGCCTTAAG TATCCTTCATTATACAAAGAGGGCATAGACAATGTCCTCTTCCGCTGGATCCACATACTCGGCTGGATGTTTAATGGAGTTCTTAGTTCCGTAATTATATTCTTCTTAACTACCAACTCAATAACTGGTCAAGCATTCCGCAAAGATGGTCAAGTTGCCGATTATTCGATTCTTGGGCTGACAATGTATACATGTGTTGTTTTGGCGGTAAATTGCCAAATGGCACTCTCCATCAATTACTTCACATGGATCCAGCACCTCTTCATATGGGGCAGCATTACCTTGTGGTTTAAATTCTTGTTGGTTTACGGTTCGATTCCACCGACATTATCTACAACGGCATACAAGGTTTTCATTGAAGCTTGCGCTCCAAGCATTCGATATTGGCTCACCATCATCCTCGTTGTTATTGCCACACTACTACCTTTGTTTTCCTATAGGGCTTTTCAGACTCGGTTTCAACCTATGGTGCATGATAGTATACAAACACGAAGGCCGTAA
- the LOC107942324 gene encoding probable phospholipid-transporting ATPase 8 isoform X2 has product MQSSSLFYFCILLWFSHFFKVCIFQTTRKTSLQLQLKDVEANNRTVEVYDGNSSFNETKWKNLRVGDIVKVHKDEYFPADLLLLSSEYEDGVCYVETMNLDGETNTKSKHPLEVTSFIRDVETVKGFRAVIKCEDPNEHLYSFVGTLYYECQQYALSPQQILLRGTKLKNTDYINGVVIFTGHDTKVMQNAMDPPSKRTRIERRMDRIIYVLFSALILVSFVGSLLFGIETKKDGGDYGRWYLRPDITTVFFDPRRPSVAAFLHFLTGLMLYGYLIPISLYVSIEICKVLQSIFINQDQAMYDEETKRSAHARTSNLNEELGQVCTILSDKTGTLTCNSMEFVKCSIAGTAYGRGMTEVEIALARKRGETLDEQRDIDTVESREPVKGFNFRDGRIMNRKWVNEPNRDYIEKFFRVLALCHTAVPEVLDPGKIFYEAESPDEAAFVIAAREVGFQFFKRNQTSIQLRELDRSSGEIVDRVYELLHVLEFSSARRRMSVIVRNPERQLLLLAKGADSVIFERLSEEGRMFEAETKEHIERYSEAGLRTLAVAYRELDDDEYKRWEQEYVKAKTSVSADRDDLLDEKADMIERDLILLGATAIEDKLQKGVPDCIDKLAQAGIHIWVLTGDKKGTAINIGYACSLLRHGMKEILVILEKPGIEAIERDKEEFAKAYKIVEKQIDEGISQVTGESNTQFGLIIDGKSLIFALDKNLIIRFMELAMKCATVICCRSSPKQKAIVTRWVKSKTGRTTLAIGDGANDVGMIQEADIGVGITGVEGMQAAMSSDFSIAQFHFLERLLLVHGHWCYRRITMMICYFFYKNITFGFTLFWFEAYSSFSAQPAYNDWYMSSYNVLFTSLPVIALGVFEQDFSARHCLKYPSLYKEGIDNVLFRWIHILGWMFNGVLSSVIIFFLTTNSITGQAFRKDGQVADYSILGLTMYTCVVLAVNCQMALSINYFTWIQHLFIWGSITLWFKFLLVYGSIPPTLSTTAYKVFIEACAPSIRYWLTIILVVIATLLPLFSYRAFQTRFQPMVHDSIQTRRP; this is encoded by the exons ATGCAAAGCTCTtcacttttttatttttgcatattgTTGTGGTTTTCACACTTCTTTAAAGTTTGCATCTTTCAGACAACAAGAAAGACATCTCTGCAACTTCAACTCAAA GATGTAGAGGCAAACAATCGGACGGTTGAAGTTTATGACGGAAATAGTTCTTTCAACGAAACCAAATGGAAGAATCTCCGTGTCGGTGACATTGTTAAGGTGCATAAGGATGAATATTTTCCAGCTGATCTACTCTTACTTTCTTCGGAATATGAAGACGGTGTTTGTTATGTTGAGACGATGAACCTCGATGGAGAGACTAATACAAAGTCGAAGCATCCGTTAGAGGTAACATCCTTCATTCGTGATGTAGAGACTGTTAAGGGATTTAGAGCGGTGATTAAGTGTGAGGATCCAAATGAACATCTTTACTCATTCGTTGGAACATTGTACTACGAATGTCAACAATACGCACTTTCGCCACAACAAATCCTTTTGAGAGGTACTAAACTGAAAAATACTGATTATATCAATGGTGTGGTTATCTTCACTGGACATGATACGAAAGTAATGCAGAATGCTATGGACCCTCCTTCGAAGAGGACAAGGATAGAGAGAAGGATGGATAGAATAATTTATGTCCTTTTCAGTGCTTTGATTTTGGTATCATTCGTAGGGTCTCTACTTTTCGGAATTGAAACTAAAAAAGATGGTGGCGATTACGGAAGGTGGTATCTCCGACCGGATATCACGACTGTATTCTTTGACCCCAGGAGACCTTCAGTGGCTGCATTTTTGCATTTCTTGACAGGTCTGATGTTGTATGGGTATTTGATACCAATATCATTGTATGTTTCCATCGAGATTTGCAAGGTTTTACAAAGCATTTTCATTAACCAAGACCAGGCTATGTATGATGAGGAAACCAAGAGGTCAGCACATGCACGGACATCTAATTTGAACGAGGAACTTGGTCAGGTCTGCACTATACTCTCCGACAAAACCGGAACTTTGACATGTAACTCGATGGAGTTTGTGAAATGCTCAATTGCTGGCACTGCCTATGGTCGTGGCATGACTGAGGTTGAAATTGCATTGGCTAGGAAAAGAGGTGAGACATTGGATGAACAAAGGGATATTGATACAGTGGAATCTAGAGAACCTGTTAAGGGTTTCAACTTCCGAGATGGACGCATTATGAACCGGAAATGGGTGAACGAACCTAATCGAGATTACATAGAAAAGTTCTTTAGGGTCTTAGCACTTTGCCATACAGCCGTTCCCGAAGTACTAGACCCTGGTAAGATTTTTTACGAGGCTGAGTCACCAGATGAAGCAGCATTCGTCATTGCTGCACGAGAAGTCGGTTTTCAGTTTTTCAAAAGGAATCAAACCAGCATACAACTGCGTGAACTGGATCGTAGTAGTGGGGAAATAGTTGACAG AGTATACGAGCTTCTTCATGTGTTGGAGTTCAGTAGTGCTCGTAGAAGGATGTCCGTAATAGTAAGGAACCCAGAAAGACAGTTATTGCTCCTTGCTAAGGGGGCAGACAG TGTGATATTTGAAAGGCTTTCAGAAGAAGGACGGATGTTCGAGGCGGAGACCAAAGAGCATATCGAAAGGTATTCTGAGGCAGGATTACGAACTTTGGCAGTCGCTTATCGTGAGCTTGATGATGATGAGTATAAAAGATGGGAACAAGAATATGTGAAGGCCAAAACTTCTGTAAGTGCCGATAGAGATGATTTGCTGGATGAGAAGGCTGACATGATTGAAAGGGATTTAATTCTTCTTGGTGCTACAGCTATTGAAGACAAACTACAAAAGGGG GTCCCAGACTGTATTGACAAGCTTGCACAGGCTGGGATCCATATATGGGTTTTGACTGGTGACAAGAAGGGAACTGCTATTAATATCGG GTATGCATGCAGTCTGCTAAGACATGGAATGAAAGAGATTTTGGTCATACTTGAAAAGCCCGGAATTGAGGCCATCGAAAGGGATAAGGAAGAATTCGCAAAG GCTTATAAAATTGTAGAAAAGCAAATAGACGAAGGAATATCTCAAGTAACTGGCGAAAGCAACACCCAGTTTGGTTTGATTATTGATGGCAAGTCCTTGATTTTTGCTCTGGACAAGAACCTCATAATACGCTTTATGGAGCTAGCAATGAAATGTGCTACTGTTATATGCTGTCGATCTTCCCCAAAACAAAAAGCTATT GTTACTAGATGGGTGAAATCCAAAACAGGTAGAACGACACTAGCAATTGGTGATGGTGCAAACGATGTTGGCATGATTCAAGAGGCTGATATTGGAGTTGGCATCACTGGTGTCGAAGGGATGcag GCTGCGATGTCAAGTGATTTTTCGATTGCACAATTTCATTTTCTGGAACGTTTATTATTAGTGCATGGCCATTGGTGTTACAGGCGAATAACAATGATG ATATGCTACTTTTTCTACAAGAACATCACTTTTGGATTTACTTTGTTTTGGTTCGAGGCCTACTCTTCTTTCTCTGCTCAGCCAGCTTATAATGATTGGTACATGTCAAGCTACAATGTCTTATTCACTTCACTTCCGGTAATCGCTCTTGGTGTTTTCGAACAGGATTTTTCAGCCCGACACTGCCTTAAG TATCCTTCATTATACAAAGAGGGCATAGACAATGTCCTCTTCCGCTGGATCCACATACTCGGCTGGATGTTTAATGGAGTTCTTAGTTCCGTAATTATATTCTTCTTAACTACCAACTCAATAACTGGTCAAGCATTCCGCAAAGATGGTCAAGTTGCCGATTATTCGATTCTTGGGCTGACAATGTATACATGTGTTGTTTTGGCGGTAAATTGCCAAATGGCACTCTCCATCAATTACTTCACATGGATCCAGCACCTCTTCATATGGGGCAGCATTACCTTGTGGTTTAAATTCTTGTTGGTTTACGGTTCGATTCCACCGACATTATCTACAACGGCATACAAGGTTTTCATTGAAGCTTGCGCTCCAAGCATTCGATATTGGCTCACCATCATCCTCGTTGTTATTGCCACACTACTACCTTTGTTTTCCTATAGGGCTTTTCAGACTCGGTTTCAACCTATGGTGCATGATAGTATACAAACACGAAGGCCGTAA
- the LOC121231868 gene encoding proteasome assembly chaperone 3 isoform X2 produces the protein MGGLEQRFPVPYKNLSVEIKGNKTDLVVCRYDDHFLVMATQIGTMGTILHARKEQGFTVQPTFNVSVIFGKRDEPMLLAITRQLIEHISSSGSSMPLVLSLGLKDHSMDTLKGIVSAVIENRLW, from the exons atgggtGGCTTAGAACAACGTTTTCCTGTTCCTTACAAGAATCTCTCTGTCGAAATCAAG GGGAACAAAACCGATCTAGTCGTTTGCCGTTACGACGATCATTTTCTT GTTATGGCTACCCAGATTGGAACTATGGGAACAATACTACATGCAAG AAAGGAGCAAGGTTTTACGGTCCAGCCGACTTTCAATGTGTCCGTAATATTTGGCAAACGAGACGAG CCAATGCTACTGGCAATTACCCGTCAGCTTATCGAACACATAAG TTCCTCGGGGTCGTCTATGCCTTTAGTTCTCTCTCTCGGTCTCAAAGACCATAGCATG GACACCTTGAAGGGCATTGTTTCGGCTGTGATTGAGAACCGTCTCTG GTGA
- the LOC121231868 gene encoding proteasome assembly chaperone 3 isoform X1: MGGLEQRFPVPYKNLSVEIKGNKTDLVVCRYDDHFLVMATQIGTMGTILHARKEQGFTVQPTFNVSVIFGKRDEPMLLAITRQLIEHISSSGSSMPLVLSLGLKDHSMDTLKGIVSAVIENRLW; the protein is encoded by the exons atgggtGGCTTAGAACAACGTTTTCCTGTTCCTTACAAGAATCTCTCTGTCGAAATCAAG GGGAACAAAACCGATCTAGTCGTTTGCCGTTACGACGATCATTTTCTT GTTATGGCTACCCAGATTGGAACTATGGGAACAATACTACATGCAAG AAAGGAGCAAGGTTTTACGGTCCAGCCGACTTTCAATGTGTCCGTAATATTTGGCAAACGAGACGAG CCAATGCTACTGGCAATTACCCGTCAGCTTATCGAACACATAAG TTCCTCGGGGTCGTCTATGCCTTTAGTTCTCTCTCTCGGTCTCAAAGACCATAGCATG GACACCTTGAAGGGCATTGTTTCGGCTGTGATTGAGAACCGTCTCTGGTAA